The DNA window AGGTTCACGTTCAGGACTCTGAGCCAATCCTCATCTGACATCGCCTCCGCCGGACTGTGCGAAGCGATGCCGGCATTGGCGACCAGAATGTCGACGCGACCAAGCTTGGTCGCGATCGCCGCCGCGACACGGTCGGTTTCGCCGGAATCGGTCACGTCCAGACGAATGAATTCGGCCTTTCGCCCCATCGCGGCGAGCTTCGAGACGGCCGAATGACCGAGCTCTTCATCAAGATCAGTCAGTACGACATGCGCGCCCGCTTCCGATAAGGCATCAGCGCAGGCATAGCCGATGTTGCGCCCCGCGCCGGTGACGACCGCCACTCTTCCACTGAGATCCAGCTTCCGCAGGTACATGCTACTTCCCAAGCTCGATCTGAATCTTCACGGAGGACGGCTTCGGTCGCACGGCGTAATCGAACGCTTCGACAGAATCCTCGAAGGCGTAGGTATCGGTGATCAGCGCATCGACATTGATCTGGTTCGATCCCAATAGCGCGACGATGCGCGGATAGACATGGGCGTAGCGGAACACGTGTTCGATGCGCAGCTCCTTGGTCTGGGAGATGACGACATCGAGCGGTACCGGCTTCAGGGGCATGCCGACAAGGACGATGGCGCCGCCGGGGCAAGCATGGTGCGCCGTGTCTGCGATCACTTCGGCCGCGCCGGAACATTCGAAGACGACATCGACGCCCCAGCCGTCGGTTTCGCGGGCTATGACACTCTTCAGGTCCTGGGAGCGTACGTTGACGGTCATGATGGCAGGGCCGAGCCTGCGCGCCACGTCGAGCTTTTCGTCGACAACGTCGGTAACGATAACTTTGGCGCAGCCAGCCGACAGCGCCGCGATCGCCGTCACCATGCCGATCGGCCCGGCACCCGTGACCAGCGCGATCGCACCGGGCGTCAGCCTCGCCTTGGACACTGCTTGAAAGCCTACAGCCAGTGGCTCGACCATGGCGCCAGCGGCGTAGGAAACGTTGTCCGGAAGCTTAAAGGTGAAGGCCGCCGGGTGGACCACGCTCGGTCTCAGTACGCCGTGCACCGGCGGCGTCGCCCAGAAGCGCACCGCGGGATCGAGATTGTAGAGACCCAGTCGCGACGCGCGACTTTGAGGGTCGGGAATGCCGGGCTCCATGCAAACGCGGTCGCCTACTTTCAGGTTCTGGACGGCGCTGCCGACCTCTTCGATGATGCCGGCGGCTTCGTGGCCGAGGATCATCGGCTCGCGCACAACGAAAGGGCCGATCGCGCCGTGAGTGTAATAGTGAACGTCCGATCCGCAGACGCCAACGGTCTTGATGGCGATGCGCACGTCGGTGGGACCGAGCGCCTCCTTCGGGTCCAGGTCGCGAATGCGCAGTTCGTCTTTGCGTTCGAGGACGAGTGATCTCATGTTTTCAGCCCTTTCGGATAATGAACACGGCCAGCGCCAGGCAGAGCACCGTCGCCACCCATAGGGGCAACACGCCCTCCAGGAAGCGCATCCATAGAAGATGCACCAGGATTAGGATCACGACCGAGATGAAGCCCCTGTCGAAGCCGTTGGTTCGGATAGGCAGGAATCCGTCGCGTTGGGTTTTCTGGGGTTGAACGCCAGCCATCATCTTTACCCTTTCAATGCGCCGAACGTGAGGCCGGTCACGATGTGCTTCTGGACGAAGCCGAGCACGATTAGGGCCGGGAGCGTGGTCAGGAACGCCATCGCCGCCATCTCGCCCCAATTCGTTCCGGTGACCGAGACATATTCAGCAAGCGCTGTCGTCACGGTTCTGGCGTCAGCCGACGACGTTAGGGTCGCAGCGAATAGGTACTCGTTCCAGGCGAAAATCCACGTCAGGATGAAGGTGACGGCCAACCCCGGCCGCGCCAGCGGCAGGATGACGTTGGACAGCACCTGGCCGGTTGTCGCACCATCGACCCGCGCCGCTTCGTCAAGTTCCTGCGGAATCCCGTCGAGCATGCCCTTCAAGAGCCAGATGGCGAAGGGCAGATTGAAGACGCAATAGAGCAGGATTAGGCCAATCTTCGTGTCGAACAGCATGAAATCGCCAAACACGAACCACTTGGTGAACAGCAGGAAGAGCGGCAGCAGAAACACGGCTGGCGGCGCCATGCGGTTGGTGATCAACCAGAAAAACACGTTGTCACCGCCGCCGATTTTGTAACGCGACAGCCCGAACGCCGCGAGCAGGCCGAGCGCGCATACCAGCGCTGCGTTCGATGTCGCCACGATCAGCGAATTCCAGAGATACTGCAGGAAGGTCGAGCTGTTCAGCACCGCCAGGAAATTGTTCCAATAAAGATCGTCGATGAGGAACGACTTCGAATAAAGCTTCACGCGGGGGCGCATGGAAACGACCAGCATCCACCAGACGGGAAGCAGTGTCAGAATGGTCAGGCATACCCAAAGGACGAAGGAGGCTATACCGGAGCGTTTCATTGTGCACCTCCCTTGCGGCCGGTCATGGCGACGAACAGCAGCCAGCTCAGAACGATCGTGACGTAAAGCGTCAGCAGCGACATGGCCGCGCCATAGCCGTAATCGGTCTTCGGAAAGACGTTGATCCAGATATGAAGGCCGATGAACCGGGTCGCCTCAGCCGGACCACCCTTGGTCAGCATCCAGATTTCATCGACCGAGCGCAATGCGTCCATCAGCCGGATGAAGACGGTCGTCAGCAGCACCGGCTTCAACATCGGAACGATCACGTACCAGAAAATCTGCAGCTTGTTGCCGCCGTCGATCTGCGCCTGTTCGAGCGGTTCTTTCGGCAAGGCGGTCAGTCCCGCCATGAGCGACAGCGTAACGAACGGCGTCCAGTGCCACAGGTCCATGATGATCGCCGTGCCGAAGGCGTGATAGGCGTTGGTCGAGATGTTGTAGTCGATGCCGAACCACAGTTTCAGGTAATAGGGCACGATACCGAAGCCCGGGACGCAGAGCAGCCGCCAGGTAGCGCCGACTGCAATGGGCGCGACAACGATCGGCAGTGTGTGGATCGTGCGAAAGAATTGCCGGCCCCACAGGCGGTCTGCCATCAGCGCGCGGGCCAGGACATAGCCTAACAACAGTTCGCTCACGACGACGAAGAATGCGAAAACCAGCGTGCGCGCAAGCGAGTTCAGGAATGTCGTGTCAAAAACGAGGCTGCGATAATTCTGGAGGCCGGCCCAGCGCAGGGTGGGGTCGACTGCGTTGGTGTTCCAGTCGAAGAAGCCAACATAGAGAATGTAGATGAAGGGAACGAACCCGACAATGAACAGGATTAGCGTGGCTGGTGTTAGAAACAGCCATCCGATGTTGGATTGTCTCATCCTGCGCTCCGTCAGATCGTCCTTGACTCTTATTCGCCTGACTACCAGCGTCGCGGACAGGCCCGCAAACCGCAGTCAGGAAAGGGGCGGCCACCTTGCTGAAGGCGACCGCCAACCGCTTGGGAGGTGCGGTCTTTACTTGCGGTAGCCGAGCTTCACGAGTTCAGCTTCAGCTGCGGTGGCGGCCTGGTCCAGCGCATCGTCCGGCTTGATCTCACCGACGATCGCTTTGTAGATGAACGGCGCGACTACCTGCAGAACTTGCGAGTGGAACGGGAACGGCGGAGCTCCGGCGAACAGCTTTCCGTCCTCACGCATCAGCGTGTAATAGCCGTTCATCTTCTTGTCCTGATCGACGATCTTGGGATCGTCATAGGTCGAGTTCATGACGATGCGGGAGCCGGCCAGCGC is part of the Rhizobium bangladeshense genome and encodes:
- a CDS encoding NAD(P)-dependent alcohol dehydrogenase, producing MRSLVLERKDELRIRDLDPKEALGPTDVRIAIKTVGVCGSDVHYYTHGAIGPFVVREPMILGHEAAGIIEEVGSAVQNLKVGDRVCMEPGIPDPQSRASRLGLYNLDPAVRFWATPPVHGVLRPSVVHPAAFTFKLPDNVSYAAGAMVEPLAVGFQAVSKARLTPGAIALVTGAGPIGMVTAIAALSAGCAKVIVTDVVDEKLDVARRLGPAIMTVNVRSQDLKSVIARETDGWGVDVVFECSGAAEVIADTAHHACPGGAIVLVGMPLKPVPLDVVISQTKELRIEHVFRYAHVYPRIVALLGSNQINVDALITDTYAFEDSVEAFDYAVRPKPSSVKIQIELGK
- a CDS encoding DUF2160 family membrane protein, encoding MMAGVQPQKTQRDGFLPIRTNGFDRGFISVVILILVHLLWMRFLEGVLPLWVATVLCLALAVFIIRKG
- a CDS encoding carbohydrate ABC transporter permease codes for the protein MKRSGIASFVLWVCLTILTLLPVWWMLVVSMRPRVKLYSKSFLIDDLYWNNFLAVLNSSTFLQYLWNSLIVATSNAALVCALGLLAAFGLSRYKIGGGDNVFFWLITNRMAPPAVFLLPLFLLFTKWFVFGDFMLFDTKIGLILLYCVFNLPFAIWLLKGMLDGIPQELDEAARVDGATTGQVLSNVILPLARPGLAVTFILTWIFAWNEYLFAATLTSSADARTVTTALAEYVSVTGTNWGEMAAMAFLTTLPALIVLGFVQKHIVTGLTFGALKG
- a CDS encoding carbohydrate ABC transporter permease, whose amino-acid sequence is MRQSNIGWLFLTPATLILFIVGFVPFIYILYVGFFDWNTNAVDPTLRWAGLQNYRSLVFDTTFLNSLARTLVFAFFVVVSELLLGYVLARALMADRLWGRQFFRTIHTLPIVVAPIAVGATWRLLCVPGFGIVPYYLKLWFGIDYNISTNAYHAFGTAIIMDLWHWTPFVTLSLMAGLTALPKEPLEQAQIDGGNKLQIFWYVIVPMLKPVLLTTVFIRLMDALRSVDEIWMLTKGGPAEATRFIGLHIWINVFPKTDYGYGAAMSLLTLYVTIVLSWLLFVAMTGRKGGAQ